The following are encoded in a window of Arachis duranensis cultivar V14167 unplaced genomic scaffold, aradu.V14167.gnm2.J7QH unplaced_Scaffold_165934, whole genome shotgun sequence genomic DNA:
- the LOC107478956 gene encoding cytosolic sulfotransferase 12-like — translation MSSQPNNAIPKYLQESEVSQECKDLIATLPMEKGWLASHLHQYQGFWYFTRQLQGVLSCQKHFNNSLNSDILIVTTPKSGTTWLKALTFALLNRHKYPKMFENHPLLTKNPHFLVPFLELDLYNDKDLVPDLNSIPSPRLFSTHLPYVSLPKSVIDSNCKILYLCRNPKDTFISLWHFTNKLKLDGTSTNSLEDSFKKFCNGVSICGPFWEHVLGYWKESLDQPKKIMLMRYEEMKKNPSFVLKELARFVGCPFSKEEEDEGVIDDILKLCSFKILSNLEVNKKGKLSSGEEHRAFFRLGEVGDSNNYLTAEMIEQLDIITEKKLGHYGFRF, via the coding sequence ATGTCATCCCAACCCAATAATGCAATTCCAAAATACTTGCAAGAGAGTGAAGTGTCCCAAGAATGCAAGGATTTGATAGCAACCTTGCCAATGGAGAAAGGTTGGCTTGCAAGCCACTTACACCAATACCAAGGATTTTGGTACTTCACAAGGCAGTTGCAAGGAGTATTGTCTTGCCAAAAGCACTTCAATAATTCCCTTAACTCAGATATTCTCATTGTTACAACTCCAAAATCAGGTACCACATGGCTTAAGGCATTGACATTTGCATTGCTTAACCGCCACAAATACCCTAAAATGTTTGAAAATCACCCTTTGCTCACTAAAAACCCTCATTTTCTTGTACCCTTTTTAGAGCTTGATTTATACAATGATAAGGATTTAGTACCTGATCTAAATTCAATCCCTTCACCAAGGCTTTTCTCCACACACCTTCCATATGTCTCACTACCAAAATCAGTGATCGACTCGAATTGTAAGATACTGTATCTCTGTAGAAACCCTAAAGACACTTTTATTTCGTTGTGGCATTTCACAAACAAGCTTAAACTGGATGGTACAAGCACCAACTCACTTGAAGATTCATTCAAGAAGTTTTGTAATGGGGTGAGCATATGTGGACCCTTTTGGGAGCATGTTTTAGGGTATTGGAAGGAAAGCTTGGATCAACCAAAGAAGATAATGTTGATGAGATAtgaagagatgaagaagaaccCTAGCTTTGTGTTGAAAGAGCTTGCTAGGTTTGTTGGGTGCCCCTTTTCaaaagaggaggaagatgaaGGTGTCATTGATGATATTTTGAAGCTATGTAGTTTCAAGATCTTGAGCAACTTGGAAGTGAATAAGAAAGGAAAGTTGTCAAGTGGTGAAGAACATAGAGCTTTTTTTCGACTTGGCGAAGTTGGAGATTCAAATAATTATCTCACTGCTGAAATGATTGAACAACTTGATATTATTA
- the LOC107477347 gene encoding cytosolic sulfotransferase 5, producing MAEDQPSLLQKFVQDELPQELRDLVSNLPMENGWAEKHLYQYQGFWYNPFILQALVTLQKHFHANDNDIFLVSIPKSGTTWLKALAFSIVNRSKYPNFQNHPLINNNPHALVPFLEFDLNSSNEFLPNFNSLSRSSSLFSSSPRIISTHFPYVSLPNSVKESSCKIVYLCRDPKDILISRWHFTNKLRKGITDNFSLEDAFEMFCKGVSPGGPFWDHMLGYWNEGMKSSNNKKIMFLKYEEIKMNPLLVLKELAEFLGFPFSREEEAVGVMDDILKLCSFDNLSNLEVNTNGKTSFGVENNIFFRRGQVGDWKNYLTTEMVEKLNNIIANKLTEHGIQF from the coding sequence ATGGCAGAAGATCAACCCTCCCTTTTGCAAAAATTTGTTCAAGATGAGTTACCCCAAGAACTTAGGGATTTGGTATCAAACCTGCCAATGGAAAATGGTTGGGCAGAAAAACACCTTTACCAATACCAAGGCTTTTGGTACAACCCTTTTATCCTTCAAGCCCTAGTAACTCTTCAAAAGCACTTTCATGCAAATGACAATGATATCTTCCTTGTTTCAATTCCAAAATCAGGCACCACTTGGCTTAAGGCATTAGCATTTTCCATAGTAAATAGAAGTAAGTATCCGAATTTCCAAAATCACCCTTTGATCAATAATAACCCTCATGCTCTTGTACCCTTTTTGGAGTTTGACCTAAATTCCAGCAATGAGTTTCTTCCTAATTTCAACTCGTTGTCGCGGTCATCATCgttattctcttcttctccaaGGATCATATCCACTCATTTTCCCTATGTCTCGTTACCGAATTCAGTAAAAGAATCGTCTTGTAAGATAGTATACCTTTGTAGAGATCCTAAAGACATTTTAATTTCACGTTGGCATTTTACAAACAAATTGCGAAAAGGAATCACAGACAACTTCTCACTTGAAGATGCTTTTGAGATGTTTTGCAAGGGAGTGAGTCCTGGTGGACCCTTTTGGGATCACATGTTAGGGTATTGGAATGAAGGTATGAAAAGTTCAAATAATAAGAAGATAATGTTTCTAAAGTATGAAGAGATCAAAATGAATCCATTGCTTGTTTTGAAAGAACTAGCTGAATTTTTAGGGTTTCCTTTTtctagagaagaagaagctgtTGGAGTGATGGATGATATCTTAAAGCTTTGTAGTTTTGATAATTTGAGCAATTTGGAAGTGAACACCAATGGAAAGACATCTTTTGGAGtagaaaacaatattttttttcgtcGTGGCcaagttggagattggaaaaaCTATCTCACAACAGAGATGGTTGAAAAATTGAACAATATTATTGCAAATAAATTGACTGAACATGGGATTCAATTTTAG